From the Alkalibacter rhizosphaerae genome, one window contains:
- the def gene encoding peptide deformylase, whose translation MALRNIRVDEDPILRKKARNIDEITDRIHTLQMDMLETMYHSEGVGLAANQVGILRRIIVIDVGEGPITMINPVLIDEEGCQKGLEGCLSLPEVTGKVTRPEKVKVEYMDMEGETQVLEGEGLLAIAVCHEIDHLNGILFTDRVEEDDEEEEDDEDFEETAIFEEVEE comes from the coding sequence ATGGCACTGCGTAACATACGAGTGGATGAAGATCCCATATTGAGAAAAAAAGCAAGAAATATTGATGAAATAACCGACCGGATCCACACCTTGCAGATGGACATGCTGGAGACCATGTACCATTCTGAGGGCGTTGGCTTGGCGGCAAACCAGGTCGGCATACTGCGCCGGATCATTGTCATCGATGTAGGCGAAGGACCCATCACCATGATCAATCCGGTGCTGATCGACGAAGAAGGGTGCCAGAAAGGACTGGAAGGGTGCTTGTCCCTTCCGGAAGTGACCGGCAAAGTAACCAGACCGGAAAAAGTAAAGGTCGAATACATGGATATGGAAGGGGAAACCCAGGTGCTGGAAGGGGAAGGCTTGCTGGCCATCGCCGTATGCCACGAAATCGACCACTTGAACGGCATCTTGTTTACAGATCGTGTAGAGGAAGATGACGAAGAAGAAGAAGACGACGAGGATTTTGAAGAAACGGCAATCTTTGAGGAAGTGGAAGAATGA